From the genome of Chelonia mydas isolate rCheMyd1 chromosome 2, rCheMyd1.pri.v2, whole genome shotgun sequence, one region includes:
- the LOC119565526 gene encoding sodium channel protein type 5 subunit alpha-like produces MADFSLPCSNHFRQFTRESLAAIVKRIAAYKKYEDHQPKEKPRPQLDLQVFQKLPTLYGNPPQELVGKPLEDLDPYYNDHKTFMVLNKRKTIFRFTATRALCILSPFHPIRRAVIKILVHSLFTIFIMCTILINCVFMAIFETPRKSKSSAPPPWNKYVEYTFTAIYTFEVLIKILARGLCLNEFTFLRDPWNWLNFSVIVMA; encoded by the exons ATGGCTGACTTTTCACTACCGTGTTCTAACCACTTCCGCCAGTTCACGCGTGAATCTTTGGCTGCTATTGTGAAGCGAATTGCTGCCTACAAGAAATATGAAGACCACCAACCTAAAGAGAAACCTCGTCCCCAACTTGACCTGCAGGTTTTCCAAAAGCTGCCTACTCTCTATGGCAATCCTCCTCAGGAGCTTGTTGGGAAACCACTGGAGGATCTTGACCCTTATTACAATGATCACAAG acatTTATGGTActgaacaaaaggaaaacaatctTCCGATTTACTGCCACACGTGCCTTGTGTATACTTAGCCCTTTTCATCCGATCAGAAGAGCAGTGATTAAAATTTTGGTACATTC ATTGTTCACTATTTTTATTATGTGCACTATTTTAATCAATTGTGTCTTCATGGCTATATTTGAGACTCCTAGGAAGTCTAAGTCATCCGCACCTCCTCCATGGAACAAGTATGTCGA GTACACTTTCACAGCCATTTACACTTTTGAagtattgataaaaatattggcaAGAGGATTGTGTCTGAATGAATTCACCTTCCTTCGAGATCCGTGGAATTGGTTGAATTTCAGTGTCATTGTTATGGCGTAa